From Gemmatimonadota bacterium, the proteins below share one genomic window:
- a CDS encoding integrase, which yields MTSISARLSEYLDHRRRFGADMTSVGFVLKPFAAFADAEGAEWITTELFLRWKETFGSAGPNAWGTRFPVVRSFASWLHGIDDRHEVPPKGLIPWRGARPRPWIYSEAEIERIVVTAAALPSRSGLRGATFSTLFGLIAVTGLRIGEALGL from the coding sequence ATGACGTCGATCTCCGCCCGGCTCTCCGAGTATCTTGACCATCGCCGCCGCTTCGGGGCGGACATGACGTCGGTCGGTTTCGTCCTCAAGCCGTTCGCCGCCTTTGCCGATGCAGAGGGCGCCGAATGGATCACGACTGAACTGTTCCTGCGCTGGAAGGAGACGTTCGGGTCGGCAGGCCCGAACGCATGGGGCACGCGGTTTCCTGTCGTGCGCAGCTTTGCAAGCTGGCTGCACGGCATCGACGACCGCCACGAAGTGCCGCCCAAGGGATTGATTCCATGGCGCGGGGCACGTCCGCGGCCATGGATCTACAGCGAAGCGGAGATCGAGCGGATCGTGGTCACCGCGGCAGCATTGCCCTCGCGATCAGGGCTGCGTGGCGCGACCTTCTCGACCCTGTTCGGCCTGATCGCGGTAACCGGCCTCCGGATTGGCGAAGCCCTCGGGCTCG